One segment of Rosa chinensis cultivar Old Blush chromosome 6, RchiOBHm-V2, whole genome shotgun sequence DNA contains the following:
- the LOC112169410 gene encoding BURP domain protein RD22 isoform X2: protein MLMRVPMLQFTLVVSHAALSPQLYWNSVLTNTPMPKTLSELLQSDFSEEKSTSVGVGKGGVNVNAGKGKPAGTNVNVGKGGVHVSTGKGKPGGTNVNVGKGGVNVHTPKGKPGGGTNVNVGGKGGVGVQTGKPGKGTNVGVGKGGVHVSTGHKGKPVYVGVQPGKSPFDYRYAATETQLHEDPQVALFFLEKDMHPGTKMNLHFTTSSDTATFLPRKTAESIPFSSNKLPEILDQFSVKPESAEADTIKQTIEECEKPGIRGEEKYCATSLESMVDFSTSKLGRNIQAVSTEVEKGTTMQKYTILPGVKKLAGDKSIACHKQNYAYAVFYCHATTTTRAYIVPLEGADGVNAKAVAVCHTDTSEWNPKHLAFQVLKVKPGTIPICHFLPSDHIVWVPNQKST from the exons ATGCTGATGAGAGTTCCAATGTTGCAGTTCACACTGGTGGTAAGCCATGCtgctctatcacctcaactttACTGGAATTCCGTCTTGACAAACACACCGATGCCAAAAACTCTCAGTGAACTTCTGCAATCTG ACTTCAGCGAAGAAAAGAGCACCTCAGTTGGGGTAGGGAAGGGTGGTGTCAACGTTAACGCAGGTAAAGGAAAGCCCGCAGGCACCAACGTCAATGTTGGGAAGGGTGGTGTTCATGTTAGCACTGGAAAAGGAAAGCCTGGAGGAACCAATGTGAATGTCGGAAAGGGTGGTGTGAATGTGCACACTCCAAAAGGAAAGCCAGGGGGTGGTACCAATGTCAACGTAGGGGGAAAAGGTGGTGTTGGAGTGCAGACTGGAAAGCCCGGCAAGGGAACCAACGTGGGCGTTGGCAAAGGAGGAGTGCATGTAAGCACCGGTCACAAGGGAAAACCTGTATATGTTGGAGTACAACCAGGCAAAAGCCCATTCGATTACCGGTATGCTGCTACTGAGACTCAACTTCATGAAGATCCACAGGTCGCACTTTTCTTCTTGGAGAAGGACATGCATCCTGGCACAAAGATGAACTTGCACTTCACTACAAGTTCAGACACAGCAACTTTCCTTCCACGAAAAACTGCAGAGTCGATCCCTTTCTCATCTAATAAACTGCCCGAAATTTTGGACCAGTTTTCAGTGAAACCAGAATCTGCAGAAGCAGACACAATTAAGCAAACCATTGAAGAGTGTGAGAAACCAGGTATTAGAGGAGAGGAAAAATATTGCGCAACCTCTTTGGAGTCAATGGTTGACTTCAGCACTTCCAAGCTTGGAAGGAACATTCAGGCAGTCTCAACAGAGGTTGAAAAGGGAACCACCATGCAGAAGTACACAATATTGCCTGGAGTGAAGAAGCTGGCAGGCGACAAATCCATTGCATGCCATAAGCAGAACTATGCGTATGCTGTCTTCTACTGCCATGCAACAACAACCACAAGAGCTTATATAGTGCCGCTGGAAGGTGCTGATGGAGTGAACGCTAAGGCAGTAGCTGTCTGCCACACAGACACCTCAGAATGGAACCCAAAGCATTTGGCCTTCCAAGTTCTCAAAGTTAAGCCAGGAACCATTCCCATCTGCCATTTTCTTCCCAGTGATCATATTGTCTGGGTTCCAAACCAGAAATCCACGTAA
- the LOC112169410 gene encoding BURP domain protein RD22 isoform X1, translating into MKGTCSGSPSNLSSSLSSSLSFYFASSNSFKLQYPSPPMGFRLPHIFAFLTFTLVVSHAALSPQLYWNSVLTNTPMPKTLSELLQSDFSEEKSTSVGVGKGGVNVNAGKGKPAGTNVNVGKGGVHVSTGKGKPGGTNVNVGKGGVNVHTPKGKPGGGTNVNVGGKGGVGVQTGKPGKGTNVGVGKGGVHVSTGHKGKPVYVGVQPGKSPFDYRYAATETQLHEDPQVALFFLEKDMHPGTKMNLHFTTSSDTATFLPRKTAESIPFSSNKLPEILDQFSVKPESAEADTIKQTIEECEKPGIRGEEKYCATSLESMVDFSTSKLGRNIQAVSTEVEKGTTMQKYTILPGVKKLAGDKSIACHKQNYAYAVFYCHATTTTRAYIVPLEGADGVNAKAVAVCHTDTSEWNPKHLAFQVLKVKPGTIPICHFLPSDHIVWVPNQKST; encoded by the exons ATGAAG GGCACTTGCTCTGGCTCACCATCTAATCTAAGCTCATCTCTGAGCTCATCTCTGAGTTTCTATTTTGCTTCTTCCAATAGCTTTAAGTTGCAGTATCCAAGTCCTCCGATGGGGTTCCGTCTCCCACACATCTTTGCTTTTCTCACT TTCACACTGGTGGTAAGCCATGCtgctctatcacctcaactttACTGGAATTCCGTCTTGACAAACACACCGATGCCAAAAACTCTCAGTGAACTTCTGCAATCTG ACTTCAGCGAAGAAAAGAGCACCTCAGTTGGGGTAGGGAAGGGTGGTGTCAACGTTAACGCAGGTAAAGGAAAGCCCGCAGGCACCAACGTCAATGTTGGGAAGGGTGGTGTTCATGTTAGCACTGGAAAAGGAAAGCCTGGAGGAACCAATGTGAATGTCGGAAAGGGTGGTGTGAATGTGCACACTCCAAAAGGAAAGCCAGGGGGTGGTACCAATGTCAACGTAGGGGGAAAAGGTGGTGTTGGAGTGCAGACTGGAAAGCCCGGCAAGGGAACCAACGTGGGCGTTGGCAAAGGAGGAGTGCATGTAAGCACCGGTCACAAGGGAAAACCTGTATATGTTGGAGTACAACCAGGCAAAAGCCCATTCGATTACCGGTATGCTGCTACTGAGACTCAACTTCATGAAGATCCACAGGTCGCACTTTTCTTCTTGGAGAAGGACATGCATCCTGGCACAAAGATGAACTTGCACTTCACTACAAGTTCAGACACAGCAACTTTCCTTCCACGAAAAACTGCAGAGTCGATCCCTTTCTCATCTAATAAACTGCCCGAAATTTTGGACCAGTTTTCAGTGAAACCAGAATCTGCAGAAGCAGACACAATTAAGCAAACCATTGAAGAGTGTGAGAAACCAGGTATTAGAGGAGAGGAAAAATATTGCGCAACCTCTTTGGAGTCAATGGTTGACTTCAGCACTTCCAAGCTTGGAAGGAACATTCAGGCAGTCTCAACAGAGGTTGAAAAGGGAACCACCATGCAGAAGTACACAATATTGCCTGGAGTGAAGAAGCTGGCAGGCGACAAATCCATTGCATGCCATAAGCAGAACTATGCGTATGCTGTCTTCTACTGCCATGCAACAACAACCACAAGAGCTTATATAGTGCCGCTGGAAGGTGCTGATGGAGTGAACGCTAAGGCAGTAGCTGTCTGCCACACAGACACCTCAGAATGGAACCCAAAGCATTTGGCCTTCCAAGTTCTCAAAGTTAAGCCAGGAACCATTCCCATCTGCCATTTTCTTCCCAGTGATCATATTGTCTGGGTTCCAAACCAGAAATCCACGTAA